The proteins below come from a single Juglans regia cultivar Chandler chromosome 12, Walnut 2.0, whole genome shotgun sequence genomic window:
- the LOC108983348 gene encoding zinc finger protein 10-like → MQEAPYWMWMKRKQILESDSQRSVICLNNRTWEEKAFAEDAAGPLGGCIWPPRSYSCSFCNREFRSAQALGGHMNVHRRDRARMKESLSSSNDVAPHHQNHHDQNRSKSLGAQFPTDVCKLFHSRDPKSSPNIVASGALSPSWVSTFYTPENFSEQRTSAPAHSSSIAQSLSDPVGVRLLMSISESKHGLANNPREEDSTCLRNDDYVETEFSVGMNSFVCQNRPTGSPGDEAISCKRPKTAVSSLSLFLKACSDARYHLQSEVTEVVKPISMEDLDLELRLGDPGSPKVKQ, encoded by the coding sequence ATGCAGGAAGCTCCGTATTGGATGTGGATGAAGAGGAAACAAATCTTAGAGTCGGATTCTCAACGATCAGTGATTTGTCTGAACAACAGAACATGGGAAGAAAAGGCTTTTGCAGAAGATGCAGCTGGGCCTCTTGGGGGATGCATATGGCCTCCAAGATCTTATTCTTGTAGTTTTTGCAACAGAGAGTTCAGGTCTGCCCAAGCCCTAGGTGGTCATATGAATGTTCATAGAAGGGATAGGGCAAGGATGAAAGAATCCCTTAGCTCCTCCAATGATGTAGCCCCCcatcatcaaaatcatcatGACCAGAATCGTTCCAAGTCTCTGGGTGCTCAGTTTCCAACTGATGTTTGTAAGTTGTTTCACAGTCGAGACCCTAAATCTAGTCCTAACATTGTTGCATCAGGTGCTCTATCACCTTCGTGGGTTTCAACCTTTTACACTCCAGAAAATTTTAGTGAACAACGTACTTCTGCGCCTGCTCATTCTTCTTCTATTGCTCAATCTTTGTCCGATCCTGTGGGCGTTAGACTTCTCATGAGTATCTCTGAATCAAAACATGGATTGGCAAATAATCCGAGGGAAGAAGATTCTACTTGTTTACGTAATGACGATTATGTTGAAACTGAATTTTCTGTCGGTATGAATTCTTTTGTTTGCCAAAATCGACCAACTGGGTCCCCTGGGGATGAGGCGATCAGTTGCAAAAGACCCAAGACTGCTGTTTCTTCACTGTCGCTCTTTCTTAAGGCATGTTCGGATGCTAGATACCACCTTCAGTCAGAGGTAACCGAAGTAGTTAAGCCAATCAGCATGGAGGACTTGGATCTTGAGCTCAGGTTGGGTGATCCAGGATCACCTAAAGTGAAGCAGTAg